The genomic window TTTTAATCTGTGGCATATTGACGGCGGAGAGCATACTTTTAAAAGCATCCCCGCTTGTCAATTTAGCGTTTTTGAGCAGCAAAGCAATTTAGCCTATGCTTTATGTACCGAAGCCCCAGAAGACGGTAGTTTAAAAGCTTGGCAATGGTATCCGCAAAATAAAGGAACATACCACGCTCTTTATCCTCGTAGTTGGTTTGTCTACGAAAATGTATTTCTCTCTCAGCTAACGTGCGAACAGTTTTCGCCGATATTGCCAGATAATTACAGAGAAACTAGCTATCCTGTAGCAATCTTTGTTTGGAAAGCCCATAACCCTACAGATCAACCGCTAACGCTTAGTATTATGCTGACGTGGCAAAATATGGTGGGCTGGTTTACAAACTCAATTAAATCTCCTCAAGTACGAGTTAGAGATGATGGAAGCCCAGTTTATGAGTACGAACCGCGTTTAGGACAAAGTGCGGGAAATTACAATAAATTAGTAGAAACTGCTGATAGTTTAGGTTGTATTTTAGCTAGAGTTGGCAGCGACGATGTTGCCCTTGAAGGTATAGGACAATGGGTGATCGCAACTTCTATTAATCCCAAATACCAAATATCCCACCATACTCGCTGGAATCCGACTGGTACAGGCGCAGATGTCTGGCAAAGCTTTTCAACTGATGGCTCTTTACCTAACTATATAGACGAAACACCGATTGCCGACGGCGAACAATTAGCAAGTGCGATCGCTATTAAATTTACTCTAGAGCCTGGAGAAAGTCTAGAAATACCTTTTGTTTTGGCTTGGGATTTCCCGATTACAGAATTTGCACCGGGAGTAAATTATTATCGTCGCTATACAGACTTTTTTGGGCGCAATGGTTCTAATGCTGAAGCGATCGCATTTAACGCTTTACAACATTACCAAACCTGGCAGCAACAAGTTCAAGCATGGCAGCAACCAATTATTGATCGCACTGATTTGCCCGATTGGTTTAAGATGGCTCTATTTAACGAGCTTTACGATTTAACTAGCGGCGGTACGCTGTGGAGTGCGGCGGATGAACGCGATCCCGTTGGACAATTTGCCGTCTTAGAATGCTTAGATTATCGTTGGTACGAAAGCTTAGATGTTCGGCTTTATGGCTCTTTTGGCTTATTAATGCTGTGGTCGAAGTTAGATAAATCTATTTTACGCGCTTACGCAAGAGCAATTTCTACAAGCGATCGCACTCTTAGAGAAATTGGCTACAACCAAGCTACAGGATTAAGAAAAGTTGCGAATGCGACTCCCCACGATTTGGGAGCGCCAAACGAACATCCCTGGGAAAAAACTAATTACACCAGCTACCAAGATTGCAACTTGTGGAAAGATTTACCTAGCGATTTTGTCTTGCAAGTTTACCGAGATTTTGTCCTAACAGGTTCTACCGATTGGGAATTATTATGGGATTGTTGGGGCGCAATTGTCCAGACTTTAAATTATCTCAAAACTTTTGACCTTGATAATGATGGGATTCCCGAAAATTCGGGAGCGCCAGATCAGACTTTTGATGATTGGCGTTTGCAAGGAGTTAGCGCCTACTGTGGTGGATTGTGGTTAGCGGGACTAGAAAGTGCGATCGCCATTGGCAAAACTTTAATTAGTTACCCTCAAGAGCATCCTTTAGGAGAAATGCTTACTTCTCCCTTAAATCAACCGCCCATTGAGGAAACCATTGGTATTTATCAAACTTGGTTAGAGCAAAGTCGCCCAGTTTACCAAGAAAAGCTCTGGAATGGGCAGTATTACAAGCTTGATAGTGAAAGCGGTTCTGATGTTGTGATGGCAGATCAACTATGCGGACAATTTTATGCTCGATTGTTGGGCGTGCCTGATATTGTAGAAAGCGATCGCACTGTTTCTAGCCTCAAAACTGTTTATGAGGCTTGCTTTCTTAAATTCCACAATGGAGCTTTTGGGGCAGCTAACGGCTTAAAAATTGATGGTTCTCCAGAAAACCCCGATGCTACCCATCCTTTGGAAGTATGGACGGGAATTAACTTCGGACTGGCGGCTTTTTTGCTCCAAATGGACATGAAAGAGGAAGCCTTTAAGCTCACTCAAACCGTAGTTGAACAAATTTACAACAACGGGCTGCAATTTCGTACCCCCGAAGCGATTACAGCAGTAGGCACATTTCGAGCCTGCCACTACCTGCGCCCAATGGCAATTTGGGCAGTTTACGGGGTACTAAATAATTTTAAATAAATTGGGAATTGGGAATTGCTTAATTACCCATTCCCAATTACCCATTACCTAGCTTTTGGTAACAAAGCCATAGGATTAACCGCCCCTTTACCACCAGGATGTAATTCAAAGTGGAGGTGAGGCCCGGTACTACGCCCAGTGCTACCCATAAGCGAGATTTGCTGCCCTTGTTCTACAAATTGACCTGGTTGCACCAAAAGTCGATAGTTGTGAGCATAGCGAGTTAAAGTGCCGTCAGCGTGTTGGATGTCAACTAAGTTGCCATAGCCTCCCTTATTCCAACCAGACTTGATTACTACTCCTGGTGCGACAGCAAATATTGGTGTGCCTACAGGTGCGGCAATATCAATCCCTCGGTGCATTCTTCCCCAGCGCCAGCCGTATTTAGATGTTAATGCACCTCTAGCTGGCCATATATAACCATTAAAAGAAGCTGCACCATTAGGCTGAGGTAAGTAGTTCAACACTGGATCTAAGGGCGGCAACTCTGGCGTAACTTGTTGTCCTGAAAAAGATGCGTTGGAGTTGTCTAAACTTGTCGGGGCTGTAGCTACTCTACCTCTAACCGTAGCTGGAGCCGAATAGTTGGTTTTATTCAATAGTTGCTTTTGGGTAACAGGTTTTAAGTCTTGTGAAGTTTGAGCAACTCGGAACTCTGGATTAACAGGTTCGTTACCCAAAGTCGCCCTAGGCTTAATTACTTCTTGATCGCGATCGCTCTTGACCGCTTGTACTGGCACAATAAGATTGCTGCTACTGTGTGCATAATATTTTTGCTTTAGCTTTTGTACGTCATTTTGTAATTGCTGGGCGTACTGCACTTGTAATTCATTTAGGGCAGTTGGTTTTAGTGGTTCTGCCTCGGCTTCGGCTTCTGTAATATTACCGCCGATTCCAGTATAGGTTGCTGAATTTGTAGAGACGAGCGTTACTTTACTTGGCGATCGCAGCGTCGAAACAGATGAGCTTTTAGCATCTGCTAAGGGCTGTTCTTCAATTGGTGGTAACACGACAACGTTTGCTTGAGTTTTCATGCTAGTCAAAGCCGGAAGTTTTAGCTTTTGATCTACTAGCAGCAAGTCTGGGTTGTGCAAATCATTGAATTTGGCAATTTCTGGCAGCGATAGCCGATGCAGAGAAGCAATGTTTGTAAGCGTGTCTCCTGACTTGACTTGGTATTCTGTCTCCATAGAATTGACGATAATTGGCTCGTTGATGCTAGGGACTTCTGCTTTAGCTGGGGTAGACTGTTCTACTTTTTCTCGTGTATTTTGGGTGGCAAGTTGATGATTGTCAACTTCTTTGACTGCTTCTGTAGGAGTAGCAAGTTCTTGTGGAACTACAGAAGGAAGTACAAATACTGGTAAAGACGCTTGTACCGATTGCTCTGAAGCTGCTTTAGCTTCTAGCGCCGATTGGGCAATTTCTGCTGAAGGAGTAACCCAGTTTTGGCTATCTTGTACAGCTACAGGCAATCTCAGTGCTTCTGTAGGTGACGGTTGCGCCTCAAATTCCATGCCTTGATTGGTAGTTACCCCAATTTCTGGTACTTCGTTTGCGAGTTTTTCTTCCCCTTGTTCTGGGTTAGTTAGCACCGCCATTGGCTGGCTATTGGTAATTTCTGGTAACACTAAATTAACGCTACTAGAGACTTGTGCTGGCGCTTGGTTTAAAGGCGCAGGATTTTCTTGAGTTTTTAAGCGATTTATGAGTAGCCTTTGTTTAGCTGTCCAAGCGCTATTTGCTTCGGGAATAACTACAACTTCTGCTTGTGGTAGTGCTGGCGCTTGGTTTAAAGGAGCAGGATTTTCTTGAGTTTTTAAGCGATTTATGAGTAGCCTTTGTTTAGCTGTCCAAGCGCTATTTGCTTCGGGAATAACTACAACTTCTACTGGCGATTCCGCCACTGAGGTTGAAAAAGAATTTGTATTATTTGCTGCTGGAGTTTGTATTATTTCAACACTTCTACTAGCTTCTACCCATGTTAGCGATCGCGTTGTTTGGCTAGTTGTGGCTGCTCTCGGCGTTATGGCTTGTTTTTGCTCTAAAGAAGCTGCTTGTTGATGTTGCTGTAGCGCTGGTGGTTGAGCCTCTATTTGGCTTGACGAGGGCAACTTGGGAGTAAAGTTTGTTGCCGGGGCGCTCGATTGAACAACCTGATGGCTTGGTTTGACCGCTAGTTGTCTTGCTGTCTGGCGATACTTGAGTGCAAAAGCTACCTGAGGAGGTGTTACCGCAGGTATTGGCTCTACCTGCACTGGTGCTATTACCACCGTATTTTGTACCGTTTCTGGAGCGGCAGAGTCTTCAATAGACGACGTGGAAGTGCTACTAATCTTCTCTGGCAATTGGGCCGCTTGCACAAGTAAAAGGTTTGGCGCTCCTATGGACACTGTCAAGCCAATCATGGCTGCCGAAGTCCGAAATATCCGCATTTTTACTTTTGGGTGTGGCTGTAATTGTCCTTCCAGAGCATCCTTGCTGATGATACAACTGGGCAAACTCTTAACTTTTTTAGTCCATGCTCGTTTCAAAAACGACCTCCTAGAAACACGCTTTGCTTGACTGCTGTTGATTAAATAAATCAACTATCGTCTTGCTTTCAGTACACTATAATTTTCTTTCGCCCTCATCCAACAGAGATAATTTAATTCCTATCTTCTGGATAATTTAATTTACACAAGTTTACACTAATTTGAGAAAATTTCAATATTTGAGGATAAAAGACCCAAATATTAATTGCTAGTTATTGAGTAATCGTTGTTGGCTCTCCTAAAATAAATGACGGGAGATTTAAAACGATGCGATCGCCCTACAGGGCTAATTTGGATAATTTGCTCGATTTAGCATAGGCTATGTTGATGACAAGCACCAATATTAGGCAAATTTTTGTAATATAACCTCACGTACAAGACGCTTTGATTATTTGGATTACCATCGCAAAATCTACCCAATAACTTCAATAAAAACAAGTGGGGGGATCAATTTATTCTTTGCGGACACAAATTAACTATTAGACCGTTCTAATTCCCCAAACCTTTACTAGGCAAGACATTAATTGCTACATTTGCGCTTCTAATTAGTTAAATTAGGACAAAAAAATTTGGCGTTAAGTTGAATTTGACTTGCTTAAGTAATATAGGAATTTCTTATAAGTGTTTCCTGCCTCAAGTATCTAGACTGTGTTAAAAGTATAGGCTCATTTACATTGCTTAAAAGCAGGTAGAATCACGAGAATTAGCTTTTGTAATCAAACCTAAAAAGCCACCCTATAGCCGTAATATTACGGATAAAATTAAAGTTATTTTAATAACTCAACTTGCCGACAAGCTTCAAACAAACCTACAGCTACGCTGACGGAAAGGTTTAAACTTCTTACTCCTGGCTGACTCATGGGAATATAGGCGGTTTGCTGACAAGAAGTTAAAATTGTTGGTGGCAATCCTGTAGTTTCACTGCCAAAAAGTAACCAATCATCCGGCT from Synechocystis sp. PCC 7509 includes these protein-coding regions:
- a CDS encoding GH116 family glycosyl hydrolase, encoding MKNHLLPQKIPPCTWNRPIGLGWDKPYTVRNPSNLDDGAWHGMPLGGFGAGCIGRSSKGDFNLWHIDGGEHTFKSIPACQFSVFEQQSNLAYALCTEAPEDGSLKAWQWYPQNKGTYHALYPRSWFVYENVFLSQLTCEQFSPILPDNYRETSYPVAIFVWKAHNPTDQPLTLSIMLTWQNMVGWFTNSIKSPQVRVRDDGSPVYEYEPRLGQSAGNYNKLVETADSLGCILARVGSDDVALEGIGQWVIATSINPKYQISHHTRWNPTGTGADVWQSFSTDGSLPNYIDETPIADGEQLASAIAIKFTLEPGESLEIPFVLAWDFPITEFAPGVNYYRRYTDFFGRNGSNAEAIAFNALQHYQTWQQQVQAWQQPIIDRTDLPDWFKMALFNELYDLTSGGTLWSAADERDPVGQFAVLECLDYRWYESLDVRLYGSFGLLMLWSKLDKSILRAYARAISTSDRTLREIGYNQATGLRKVANATPHDLGAPNEHPWEKTNYTSYQDCNLWKDLPSDFVLQVYRDFVLTGSTDWELLWDCWGAIVQTLNYLKTFDLDNDGIPENSGAPDQTFDDWRLQGVSAYCGGLWLAGLESAIAIGKTLISYPQEHPLGEMLTSPLNQPPIEETIGIYQTWLEQSRPVYQEKLWNGQYYKLDSESGSDVVMADQLCGQFYARLLGVPDIVESDRTVSSLKTVYEACFLKFHNGAFGAANGLKIDGSPENPDATHPLEVWTGINFGLAAFLLQMDMKEEAFKLTQTVVEQIYNNGLQFRTPEAITAVGTFRACHYLRPMAIWAVYGVLNNFK
- a CDS encoding peptidoglycan DD-metalloendopeptidase family protein; this translates as MKRAWTKKVKSLPSCIISKDALEGQLQPHPKVKMRIFRTSAAMIGLTVSIGAPNLLLVQAAQLPEKISSTSTSSIEDSAAPETVQNTVVIAPVQVEPIPAVTPPQVAFALKYRQTARQLAVKPSHQVVQSSAPATNFTPKLPSSSQIEAQPPALQQHQQAASLEQKQAITPRAATTSQTTRSLTWVEASRSVEIIQTPAANNTNSFSTSVAESPVEVVVIPEANSAWTAKQRLLINRLKTQENPAPLNQAPALPQAEVVVIPEANSAWTAKQRLLINRLKTQENPAPLNQAPAQVSSSVNLVLPEITNSQPMAVLTNPEQGEEKLANEVPEIGVTTNQGMEFEAQPSPTEALRLPVAVQDSQNWVTPSAEIAQSALEAKAASEQSVQASLPVFVLPSVVPQELATPTEAVKEVDNHQLATQNTREKVEQSTPAKAEVPSINEPIIVNSMETEYQVKSGDTLTNIASLHRLSLPEIAKFNDLHNPDLLLVDQKLKLPALTSMKTQANVVVLPPIEEQPLADAKSSSVSTLRSPSKVTLVSTNSATYTGIGGNITEAEAEAEPLKPTALNELQVQYAQQLQNDVQKLKQKYYAHSSSNLIVPVQAVKSDRDQEVIKPRATLGNEPVNPEFRVAQTSQDLKPVTQKQLLNKTNYSAPATVRGRVATAPTSLDNSNASFSGQQVTPELPPLDPVLNYLPQPNGAASFNGYIWPARGALTSKYGWRWGRMHRGIDIAAPVGTPIFAVAPGVVIKSGWNKGGYGNLVDIQHADGTLTRYAHNYRLLVQPGQFVEQGQQISLMGSTGRSTGPHLHFELHPGGKGAVNPMALLPKAR